The following coding sequences are from one Paenibacillus tundrae window:
- the ychF gene encoding redox-regulated ATPase YchF — protein sequence MALKAGIVGLPNVGKSTLFNAITQAGAESANYPFCTIDPNVGIVEVPDERLDKLTELVVPKKTVPTAFEFVDIAGLVRGASKGEGLGNKFLAHIREVDAIVHVVRCFVDENITHVDGKIDPVSDIQTINLELILADIESVEKKIDRSKKNMKGGNKTAAQEVEVLEKVKAVLYEDKPARSMELTDEERLIVRDLHLLTLKPVLYAANVAEDEIGDVANNAYVQKVREFAAAENAEVVPISAKVEEEISELEGEDKQMFLEELGIEDSGLNLLIKAAYKLLGLYTYFTAGVQEVRAWTIRKGTKAPGAAGVIHTDFERGFIRAEVVSYEDLVAAGSMNGAKERGQLRLEGKEYVVNDGDVMHFRFNV from the coding sequence ATGGCTTTGAAAGCTGGAATCGTGGGCTTGCCTAACGTTGGTAAATCTACATTGTTTAATGCAATTACACAAGCTGGTGCGGAGTCTGCTAACTATCCGTTCTGTACAATTGACCCTAACGTAGGGATTGTTGAAGTACCTGATGAGCGTTTGGACAAATTGACAGAACTCGTTGTACCGAAAAAGACAGTACCTACGGCATTTGAATTCGTAGATATCGCAGGTCTGGTTCGTGGTGCGAGTAAAGGTGAAGGCCTTGGTAACAAGTTCCTTGCACACATTCGTGAAGTAGACGCTATTGTACACGTGGTACGTTGCTTTGTCGATGAGAACATCACACACGTGGATGGTAAAATTGATCCGGTTAGCGACATCCAGACGATCAATCTGGAGCTGATCCTGGCTGATATCGAGAGTGTTGAGAAAAAAATCGACCGTTCTAAGAAAAACATGAAGGGCGGTAACAAAACGGCTGCTCAAGAAGTGGAAGTACTGGAGAAAGTGAAGGCTGTTCTGTATGAAGACAAGCCAGCACGCAGTATGGAGCTTACCGATGAAGAGCGTCTGATTGTGCGCGATCTGCACTTGCTTACCCTCAAGCCTGTTCTGTATGCAGCCAACGTAGCTGAGGACGAAATTGGCGATGTAGCGAACAATGCTTACGTGCAAAAAGTAAGAGAATTCGCTGCTGCTGAGAATGCAGAAGTGGTGCCAATCAGTGCGAAGGTCGAAGAAGAGATCTCCGAGTTGGAAGGCGAAGATAAACAAATGTTCCTGGAAGAACTCGGCATCGAGGATTCCGGTCTGAACCTGCTTATCAAAGCAGCTTACAAATTGCTGGGACTGTACACGTACTTCACAGCAGGGGTACAGGAAGTTCGTGCATGGACAATCCGTAAGGGTACCAAAGCTCCTGGCGCAGCTGGTGTAATCCATACTGACTTTGAGCGCGGATTCATCCGTGCAGAGGTTGTTTCCTATGAAGATCTGGTCGCGGCTGGTTCCATGAATGGTGCCAAAGAACGCGGGCAGCTTCGTCTGGAAGGTAAAGAGTATGTTGTTAACGACGGCGATGTTATGCACTTCCGTTTCAACGTATAA
- a CDS encoding transcriptional regulator encodes MNSAATIRDYFEDYLKSKRMTLHQFSEVSGINSGTLSSTLSGQRPIGVQQLDRLTVGMGLPEGYFYGLYINESFVNANPDWRRLGPFLYRCAELNQIENIKETINLVMDNLTYAPHLFDLAEQLFSEGKLEAARPLYYSVAESEKMQHSERLALSQYRLFTIGLSNNQQNNQSLATQFELFVDRLDEMYQLDGLNDLINVYSSLRNWSKLLELSDKLRMRAEIHYKLYGRRKDEWVKKEIIFYVLYAHLAKGSAYSYLGDYKNALKYVEQYSNYTWIKSPNEAEMIVIQQFNEWAEANRYLYELKSGNVEVLESYLEYISERKNEIFPALCAIVSAANRYRMNIDSVLEQYESYFTYQEQENRIGKVSKHLTSDQYGSLLAGLGTYYLTNRNYDKGMEYLQRGLEFAMNNGNKDAMLDCLGLFGELRDSPNGEGNSTKAAALLEKISERFSHPS; translated from the coding sequence TTGAACTCAGCAGCGACCATTCGTGATTATTTCGAGGATTATTTAAAAAGCAAACGCATGACACTTCATCAGTTTTCAGAGGTATCCGGTATTAATTCAGGCACATTAAGCAGTACCCTAAGTGGGCAGCGTCCTATAGGTGTGCAACAGTTAGATCGACTCACCGTGGGGATGGGCTTACCTGAAGGGTACTTTTATGGACTATACATAAATGAAAGCTTTGTAAATGCTAATCCAGATTGGCGCAGACTAGGTCCTTTTTTGTACCGCTGTGCTGAATTAAATCAAATTGAGAATATAAAAGAAACGATCAATCTAGTGATGGATAATCTCACATATGCACCCCATTTGTTTGATCTGGCAGAACAATTGTTTTCAGAAGGAAAGCTAGAAGCTGCCCGCCCTCTCTATTACAGTGTTGCTGAGAGTGAGAAGATGCAACATTCGGAACGACTGGCTTTAAGTCAGTATCGTCTATTTACAATCGGACTTTCTAACAATCAACAAAATAATCAGTCTCTTGCAACTCAATTTGAGTTGTTTGTAGATCGTCTGGATGAGATGTATCAGCTTGATGGATTGAATGATCTAATTAATGTATATAGTTCATTGCGAAATTGGAGTAAGCTGTTAGAACTGAGTGACAAATTGAGGATGAGAGCAGAAATTCACTATAAATTGTATGGAAGACGTAAAGATGAATGGGTGAAAAAGGAGATTATTTTTTATGTGCTGTATGCCCACCTAGCAAAAGGGAGTGCGTACTCTTATCTTGGTGATTACAAGAACGCCCTGAAGTATGTTGAACAATATAGCAATTATACGTGGATAAAGTCGCCTAATGAAGCAGAAATGATAGTTATTCAACAATTTAATGAATGGGCGGAAGCCAATCGGTATTTGTATGAACTGAAGTCAGGGAATGTTGAGGTTCTCGAGTCTTATCTTGAATATATATCTGAAAGAAAGAATGAAATCTTCCCAGCTCTATGTGCAATTGTAAGTGCAGCGAATCGATATCGTATGAACATTGACTCGGTATTGGAACAGTATGAATCCTATTTTACTTACCAGGAACAGGAAAATAGGATTGGGAAAGTTAGTAAGCATTTAACCAGTGACCAATACGGTTCATTATTGGCTGGCCTAGGAACATATTATTTAACAAATAGAAACTATGATAAAGGCATGGAATATCTTCAACGAGGCTTGGAATTTGCTATGAATAACGGGAATAAGGATGCCATGCTGGACTGTCTTGGTTTATTTGGTGAACTCCGTGATTCTCCTAATGGGGAAGGGAATAGCACCAAAGCAGCAGCTCTTTTGGAGAAGATTAGTGAACGATTCTCGCACCCTAGTTAA
- a CDS encoding transcriptional regulator: MNSITTIRDHFEDYLKSKHMTLNSFSELSGINSGTLSSTLSGQRPIGVQQLDRLTAGMGLPEGYFYDLYINECFVNTNPDWRRIGPFLKRCAELGRVECIEATVKLLMDNLSYAPLLFELAEQLYAEGRLEAAKPLYFCVAESEKMQHSERLALSQYRLFSIGLGKDQQKNLSLATQFEFFVDRLDEPYQLDGLNDLINVYASLRRWDKVEILAEQLKVKATIQYEFKKISRATETRTKKQVIFYVLYAYLALGEVCFNKKEYEQGMEYILLYKDHSWVNDPSDDEIRIIRQFEEWAEGNSYLYELMSGKTEVLPSYLNYISARENEIFPALCAIVSAANQFEMNIHSILDQFESYFMYREQVSDIGKISEQYTSDQYVNLLADVGTYYLTHRDFSRGIHFILRGLELASTIKNKDGMLSCIKTFEEFRNYASEEDKVKYKNLICGV, encoded by the coding sequence TTGAATTCAATTACCACAATTCGCGACCATTTCGAAGATTATCTTAAGAGTAAACATATGACACTGAACTCTTTTTCCGAATTATCAGGTATTAATTCAGGCACGCTCAGTAGTACGTTGAGTGGGCAACGTCCCATAGGAGTTCAGCAATTAGATCGACTCACTGCAGGGATGGGGTTACCTGAGGGGTATTTCTATGATTTATACATAAATGAGTGTTTTGTTAATACGAATCCTGATTGGCGTAGAATAGGCCCTTTTCTTAAACGTTGTGCCGAACTCGGTAGAGTGGAGTGTATCGAAGCGACCGTTAAACTATTAATGGATAATCTTTCCTACGCCCCTCTCTTATTTGAGTTGGCTGAACAACTATATGCAGAAGGGAGGCTAGAGGCTGCTAAACCCCTTTATTTCTGTGTGGCTGAGAGCGAGAAGATGCAGCACTCCGAACGATTGGCTCTGAGTCAGTATCGTTTATTCTCTATCGGACTTGGTAAAGATCAGCAAAAAAACTTGTCACTAGCAACCCAATTTGAATTTTTTGTGGATCGTCTCGACGAGCCCTATCAGTTGGATGGGTTAAATGACTTGATTAATGTTTATGCTTCATTACGACGCTGGGACAAGGTGGAGATCCTGGCTGAACAATTGAAAGTAAAGGCAACTATTCAGTATGAATTCAAGAAGATATCCAGAGCGACAGAGACTAGAACTAAAAAGCAGGTTATATTTTATGTTCTATACGCTTATTTGGCGCTTGGTGAAGTTTGTTTCAATAAAAAAGAATATGAACAGGGAATGGAGTATATCCTTTTATACAAGGATCATAGTTGGGTTAATGACCCGAGTGATGACGAAATAAGAATCATTCGTCAGTTTGAGGAATGGGCTGAGGGTAACTCCTATTTGTATGAGTTAATGTCTGGTAAGACAGAAGTGTTACCAAGCTATCTAAACTACATTTCAGCAAGAGAAAATGAAATTTTCCCTGCTTTGTGTGCAATAGTTTCCGCAGCTAATCAATTTGAGATGAATATTCATTCCATTCTTGATCAGTTCGAGTCTTACTTTATGTACCGAGAGCAAGTCAGTGACATCGGGAAAATTAGCGAACAATATACGAGTGACCAGTATGTCAATTTACTAGCAGATGTAGGGACGTATTATCTGACTCATCGAGATTTTAGTAGAGGAATTCATTTTATCCTTCGGGGCCTAGAGCTCGCTAGTACAATTAAGAATAAAGACGGCATGTTGAGTTGCATCAAAACGTTCGAGGAATTTCGAAATTATGCATCTGAAGAGGATAAAGTGAAATACAAAAATTTGATTTGTGGGGTGTGA
- a CDS encoding GNAT family N-acetyltransferase — translation MKLVPMSDQEFASFRVRSIQDFAREKVEAGTWAPEEAQQLAEASYDKYLPEGLNTPGAYVYNLVHEVDGNVGYIWFNITDNRRGREAFLLDIVVEEAHRGKGYGTETMKALEQTAIHLGVDRIGLHVFGHNGRASNLYKKMGYEVTDLTMYKELQK, via the coding sequence ATGAAACTTGTACCTATGAGTGACCAAGAATTCGCGAGTTTTCGCGTTCGCTCCATTCAAGATTTTGCACGAGAGAAGGTAGAGGCAGGGACGTGGGCGCCAGAAGAAGCACAGCAACTTGCAGAAGCATCGTATGACAAATACTTACCAGAAGGGTTGAATACCCCTGGTGCTTATGTGTATAACCTCGTTCATGAGGTAGACGGGAACGTAGGTTACATCTGGTTCAATATTACGGATAACCGTCGAGGCAGGGAGGCATTCCTACTGGATATCGTGGTTGAAGAAGCGCATCGGGGCAAAGGTTATGGTACGGAGACCATGAAGGCACTGGAACAGACGGCTATACATCTGGGGGTAGATCGAATTGGTCTGCATGTGTTTGGACATAATGGTCGTGCAAGCAACTTGTATAAGAAGATGGGATATGAGGTCACGGATCTAACGATGTACAAGGAATTACAGAAATAA
- a CDS encoding aspartyl-phosphate phosphatase Spo0E family protein, producing the protein MERSDLIKQIELARQKLYQTKLKYVDLLHPNVIKQSMILDELINEYNQAKTEKPIN; encoded by the coding sequence ATGGAGCGAAGTGACTTGATTAAACAGATTGAATTAGCGAGGCAGAAGCTGTATCAGACGAAGCTGAAATATGTAGATCTTCTGCATCCTAATGTCATTAAGCAATCGATGATTCTGGATGAGTTAATCAATGAATATAACCAGGCCAAAACAGAAAAGCCGATCAACTAA